DNA from Sphingomonas astaxanthinifaciens DSM 22298:
CCTCGAGACGCTCGAATTCAGCGTCGAGGAGGCCGGCGACGGCCGCGAGGCGCTCGAGCGCTGCGAGGCGGCGATGCCCGACGTGGTTCTGCTCGACTGGAACATGCCGGTGATGAGCGGCATGGAATTTTTGAAGCTCCTTCGCCAGCGCGGCCACAGCGACCAGCCCAAGGTCGTCTTCTGCACCACCGAGAACGACATGGCGCATATCCGCGCCGCGCTCGAGGCTGGGGCGGACGAATATGTGATGAAGCCGTTCGACCGCGAGACGCTCCACATCAAGCTGCAACTCGTCGGCGTCGCCTGAGCCTCCTCCCATGGCTTCGGCGCTCGCCAGACAGACCGCGGCGCCCCATCACCCGCAGGTCCGCCCGCTTCGGCTGATGATCGTCGACGATTCGCTCGTCGCGCGCGCGGTGCTGACGCGGATGGTCGAACTGGGCGGCGGGATCGAGATCGCCGCCGTCGCCGGCACCGCCGAGGACGCAGTCGAGGCGCTCGCCCACGTCCGCGTCGATGTCATTCTCCTCGACCTCGAAATGCCGGGGGCGGGTGGGCTGAACAAGCTTCCCGACATCCTGCGCGTCGCGCGCGGGGCCCGGGTCCTGATCGTTTCCAGCCTTGCCGAGGAAGGCGCCGCGGCGACCGTCCGGGCGCTGGCGCAGGGCGCCGCCGACACCTTGCTCAAGCCCGGCACCGGGCGCATCCAGGGCCGCTTCGCCGACATCCTGATCGCCAAGATCCGCGCGCTCGGGATCACCGAGGAAGAGGAAGCGACCCCGTCGGGCCCGACGCCCGCGCCGCTCCGCGCGATGGCGACCGAGGAATTGTCGCTGCTCGCGGTCGGCGCCTCGACCGGCGGGATCCACGCGCTCGGCCGCTTCTTCGCCGACCTGCCGCGCCGGATCCACGCGCCTATCATCGTCACCCAGCACCTGCCGCCACCCTTCATGGACGTCTTCGCGCGCCAGCTTGGGACTGCCGCCAAGCGCGTCACTCGCATCGCTGCCGACGGCATGCGCCTCGTCGACGACGAAATCCTGATCGCGCCGGGCGATGCCCACCTCACCGTCGAGGAGCGCCGTGACGGAAGTCTCGCGGTGCGCCTGACCGGCGGGCGGGCCTCGAGCGGGTGCCTTCCGAGCGTCGACCCGATGCTGGCCAGCGTCGCCGCGCTCAAGCGCCCCGGCGCGGTCGGGGTGATCCTGTCGGGCATGGGCCGCGACGGGGTCGAGGGCTCGACCGCGCTGGTCGCAAGCGGGGGATCGGTCCTGGTCCAGGACGAAGAGACGAGCGCGGTCTGGGGAATGCCGCGCGCCGTCGCCGAGGCGGGGCTCGCCGCCGCCATCCTGCCCCCGGAAAAACTTGCCCGTCGTGTTGCGTCCCGGATTGGCCAGACCCATGCAGATCAGTGATTCCAGCTCCCGGATCCTCGCGGGCATGCTCGAGGCCCGCACCGGGCAGCAGCTGACCATGAGCCGTCGCTGGCGGCTCGAGACGGCGCTGTCGCAATTGCTGCGCGAGCGCGGGATCGCCAGCATCGACGAGCTCATCACCATCCTCGTCATGGGCCGCGAGCCCAGCCTGTCGACCCGGGTCGTGGAGGCTTTGTTGAACAACGAAACCTATTTCTTCCGCGATCGCGTGCCGTTCGACCTCCTCAAGGCCTCGGCGCTGCCCGAGCTCGCGCGCCGCCGCGAGGGGTCGAAGACGCTCCGCGTCTGGTCGGCGGGCTGCTCGGCGGGGCAGGAGGCCTACAGCCTCGCCATGCTGTTCGCCGAGGACCCTGTCCGCTGGAACGGCTGGACGATCGACATCCTCGCCAGCGACGTCAGCGAAAGCGTGGTCGAGCGGGCGCGGGCGGGCACCTATACCCAGTTCGAGGTCCAGCGCGGCCTCGGAATCCAGCAGATGATCCGCTGGTTCGAGGAGACCCCGGCGGGCTGGCGCGCGGCCGAGGCGCTGCGCAAGTCGGTCCGCTTCCAGGTCCACAATTTGCTCGAGCCGCCACCGCATCCGGGCCGGTTCGACCTCATCCTGTGCCGCAACGTCCTTCTCTACCTGAACGACGCGACCCGCAGGAAGGCCTTCGACCGGCTCTCCGCCGCGCTGTCGCCCGATGGCTGGCTGATGCTCGGGGCAGGGGAGACGGTGATCGGCCAGGCGACCAGCCTCGAAACCGACCGCGAGATGCGCGGCCTCTACCGGCTCAAGGACCAGTCGGCCAAGGCGGCCTAAGCCTCTTGACCTGGCGCGCCGCTTTTTGTCCCTAGGGGCCCGTGGACTTCATCTCCCGCCCTTCTCCCAACCATGACGAGCGCGCGCTGCCGGTCAGCATGATCGTGCTCCATTATACCGGCATGCCCACGGCCGA
Protein-coding regions in this window:
- a CDS encoding response regulator: MKTCLIVDDSKVIRKVARHILETLEFSVEEAGDGREALERCEAAMPDVVLLDWNMPVMSGMEFLKLLRQRGHSDQPKVVFCTTENDMAHIRAALEAGADEYVMKPFDRETLHIKLQLVGVA
- a CDS encoding chemotaxis protein CheB; this encodes MASALARQTAAPHHPQVRPLRLMIVDDSLVARAVLTRMVELGGGIEIAAVAGTAEDAVEALAHVRVDVILLDLEMPGAGGLNKLPDILRVARGARVLIVSSLAEEGAAATVRALAQGAADTLLKPGTGRIQGRFADILIAKIRALGITEEEEATPSGPTPAPLRAMATEELSLLAVGASTGGIHALGRFFADLPRRIHAPIIVTQHLPPPFMDVFARQLGTAAKRVTRIAADGMRLVDDEILIAPGDAHLTVEERRDGSLAVRLTGGRASSGCLPSVDPMLASVAALKRPGAVGVILSGMGRDGVEGSTALVASGGSVLVQDEETSAVWGMPRAVAEAGLAAAILPPEKLARRVASRIGQTHADQ
- a CDS encoding CheR family methyltransferase; its protein translation is MQISDSSSRILAGMLEARTGQQLTMSRRWRLETALSQLLRERGIASIDELITILVMGREPSLSTRVVEALLNNETYFFRDRVPFDLLKASALPELARRREGSKTLRVWSAGCSAGQEAYSLAMLFAEDPVRWNGWTIDILASDVSESVVERARAGTYTQFEVQRGLGIQQMIRWFEETPAGWRAAEALRKSVRFQVHNLLEPPPHPGRFDLILCRNVLLYLNDATRRKAFDRLSAALSPDGWLMLGAGETVIGQATSLETDREMRGLYRLKDQSAKAA